The Arachis duranensis cultivar V14167 chromosome 9, aradu.V14167.gnm2.J7QH, whole genome shotgun sequence genomic sequence ttgcaatttttttttctttttctttctattaattttgcaacattatgtattttttttttattttttctttctaagaaaaattatgagaatatgaaataagaaaatgaagaaaaagaagatgagaagaaggaagaagaatagttttgaattatgcagaatttatcaGAATGACATCTAAATATCTTCGTATTACAttcaaatttgctgcaaatatagaaaaatgtTCCTCTAATACTACCTTTTTTTCttcgagaagaagaagaagaattctaATCAGTTACAGCTATTTTCGCCTCTCTTTTCAACTACATTATTCAAATCATTACTCCTCAGAATCCTCTTCGGCCTTTGCACGGTGCCTTCCTTTCTAACTTTGGCGTGCGAAGTTTAAGGCATGCCCTCTCCTTTTGAAATTGTGATTgaattttgttgattgatttaTGCTCTTTTATATCCGAGggtaaaaataaacaaataatataGTGATGATTCTTGATTAGGTATGATGTAATTATTCTTAACAACTCATGCATGTATCTTGTGTTTGTTCCATGCAGTATTTTAATATTTGGAGGATATATAATGAAATAGAATGCCCCATCTTGCTtttgtatgttttgtttctGTTTCCTACAACAATAAACTAAATTTAGGCATGTGGATTGAGATTTTTACATACCGAAGTATGTTTAAAGAGAAAAATCCCTTTGCATTTGAAAGTAGAAACCTTGAACATGCCAAAATTTGTAACTTTTGATTTATAGCTTTATAGTTTCTTGATGGCATGATTATTGATTGATGCTGAAATATGCAGGTTGTGAAAGGAAAGAACCAAGGTTAAGTTCCTCGGGTACATCTTCACTCTCCATCTCCATCACATTTTTTGTATTAGCTAATTCTCAcctctcattttttcttttcaaaaactggCTTCTTTGGTGCTTTGTGCGTTTTGTGCTTTCTAAACTTTTCAAATAATGGGGTATCATATTCTTCACTTCTGCAATGTTATTTGACCCAAAAATTGTTCCTTCTTAGTGATTTGTAATTTGTGACagtaattttgaataaaacGTATGTCATGAAGGGAACTAGAATTAGTATTTGCATGTgacaattctttttttattgtttatacaTATAGATGACTGTACCTAGAAATTTTTTTCAACTcacaaatattttagttttactAAGAAAGGAGTTAACAAAACAAATTTACTTTTAGAGATTGTCTATATTGTATTCACTGATtgactaaaaaaatttagagtaacaattttttaaaagagtAAATACTCCATCCGGCCCCTGACAATTACCTCGAAAGGACATCGATACCCCAAGAAAAAAAACACCAAATCTGACCCCTGATATTTTTTTTGGGACTGATTAGCCCTGTATAAAAAAAACAACCTGGATTTTTTTTGGCACAGGAGCCTCGTTGTCCTTTCAAAGTAATTGTCAGGGTCGGATTGGGTTTTTTTTGTTAAAGGTCTCGTTGTCTTTTGAGGTAATTGTCAGGGCTATTTTGGGTTTTATTCTTTTTAGAATGTGCATCCAATGAAGCTAATATGCAACCAAGGCAGCCGTATAGTAGGGCATAGTAGCTGGTAAGTTATTAGCACTTGCAATTGTATACTGAGTTTCACATCCTAATAGGGACCTGACATAATCACATAACTACATATTATGTTCTGCACAGGTGGTGGTGTTGCTCTTCTTTATGGATCAAGTGAGTTAGATAAGCTTCCAAGTTCCAACTGCCAACTTTGATAAAAAGATAGGTGTACACATTATCCAAAATGCTTTAAAAAACAGAGAATATGTAGTTAAATCAATAAGTAGTAATGTGGCAGAAATAAAATTGTTTCCAAAATTGTTATAGTacaaattatcttattttttcaattcAATATTATTAAACTGCCTTTTTTTTTCCAGTGCACCTAATTTTCTAAATCCAAAATCATGTGttctttttttgtatataaacaTTTTTAATCTTATCCCATGCCAGATTAGGAAGTTAGCCTTTGTCTATAATAACCTCTCTACTTCATGATTGTTCAgctattgttattatatttgttattcTTTTTCTCAGGTTTATTGTGTCCTTTGTTGTTCATTAACACCTTATGTCAGTTTGATtagtttctattattttttgtcttccctGGAGAAAATGCCACGCAAATCATCTTCAATATAAGATTGATGCAGAATATTTCCTGAGAGAATAAGAGAAAGTGGCATACAAATCACTATAAATTGGTGATAAATAAGAAGGAATCTATTCATACATCAACAAACAAAATCACGAGCATGATATTTCACAAAAAGTATTCTAGCATCAACAAACAAAGTTGCAACAtccaatttaaaaaagaaaacaagttcATTCCTAAATCTTGTTTAGTTTTTTCTCTAAGGTAATGTTACTGTGGTGTCTCCTGCAAGGTCATGTTCTCCAATGCCAAATGCGGTGCCTCTAAGGTTGCATTGGCCACAAGATTTCCATCCTTAATATTGACAGGGCTAGCCTCAGAGAGAAGGTCCAAGCATAGTGGTTGACACACCTCTTGAAGCAGGGCGTGAGACTTACAATACCCTAAAAGAAATTGTTCAGTTACATCACTCGCACCCGTTTCAACATGGCAGGTTTTCATCTTCGACTTAAGATACTCAAGATATTGAGGTGTCGAGGATTGAACAAGATTCTCAGCTAAAAGCCCGAATGTCGACGGAACATAAGCTGAAGCCTGCATCATCTCAATCAAACAATTTAACAAATAAAGATTGACATCAATCAATTGTACCAAGAAAAGATCAACTGAAAAGGTAGATGATTATACATATAGATTGGGGATGAGGAGGAAAGTTCAATGTGAAGCCGAGAATCCAATTTGCTATCGCAATGGCGTATGATTCTGACAAGTCAATCGTGCCAGATGCCTTCTTAGACTCAAACCTCAGCAGATAGAACCAATTTGAAGCATCAATTAAGGCGTCCATGGCAAGGCGATGGCCTTGGATGGTGGTGAGATCGCAGGAGAGAGCAATGTGGGTGCAGAGGGCTCCCAGGTTGAAGAGAACAGAGGCCTTCTCCAAATGGATGTTATGCTGAGAACAGCGGTGTTGTTGGAGAGCGTAACTGGCTTCGTTGTTGTTGAGTTGTTGCTTTAATTCGAGCTCGGAAGCCTGAGCGGCGAAGAGGACGTGCAGAAACTCCGCGAAGAGGAGAGTCAAATCGAGGGTGGCGGAGACCACGTCCTTGGCAAAAACCTTCCAGAGTTGGAAGAAGAAATTGCCGGCAACTTTGAAGGCTTCCATTGCAAGGTGACAGCCAAGGGCGGTGGTACGGTCGCAAGAGGCAGCAATCTGGCTGCAGATGGCTCCAAGGTTGAAGAGAACAGCGGCCTTCTCCAATTGGATGCCGTTGCGCTGTGAGGAGACCCCATTCTCATGCTCAGGGTTCAAGGCGTCGTACCAGACAAAGATGATGGGGTCGGTGtcggaggagagagaggagaagagtgGCTCAACCATGGAAAGGCATTTGAAGTAGTGGATGCATCGGAAGGGAGAGGTCCCCTCTACGCTCCACCTTGTCCCTGCGGCATTTGTTTAAGGTTTCCAAAACGCTTTCAACTTTTTGTGCATTGCTCTCCGAGTATTTTTGAGGCTACCAACTTACGTAACCCAAGGTACAGCTCCAGTGCTCCACCAGATCAGTCTTCTTCAGTGGGATTGACAGCACCGTTTCCAGATCATCGTTGCCCATGGCAAGAGTATACAGGTGTATTATTGAGTGAGTGAAGAATGATAGAATGTACATGTATGTAGCTGCTAGAATAATTAAGACAATTAAAATGTAATATCTTaccataaatatataaataaatatgttaaataattataattgatgttaattgattttaattatattttaatatttttttaatttaaatagtaGCTAAGAATATTATcttaaatctattttttatttaatacaagtGTAATTACCTGTGtcatgcacgtgataagattgaaattataattttaaattattttttaaaattaatttaaattataataatttgattaataaaaaagtaacatgttaTGCATTGTTCGTTTTTTCTTAATCTAGTGTTAAGTGTATTATCTCTAAAACAGttattaattgattttagtaatctatttttttcaataaatcagacatatatacTGAATATGACCATAAATAACTTAGTAATACTTAAACCCatcaacaaatttttatatgttgttttactGTGAAGTAAGAACATATCAAAATCAGTTCAAAATAAACAACAACTTATTAGAGAATTCTAATGCACAAAGttttctaataaataataaataaattaaaaccactaaaaaataactcaacactCTCCTCTGATGTCTGCAAAACATATACCTGAAAcaatattatatcaatattagtatacaaaattatatgattaacataattttaaaatagtttatcaagagaataaaataatatcaattaATATGTTATgcattgtttcttttttttaatttagtattaattggattaactctaaaatagttattaatcgattttaataatttactttcttcaataaatcagacatatatactgaatatgattataaataatatagtaatagttaaatctaccaacaaacatattggctattatcacactctaaaacaaattaaataaaggcTATTAGTACGcacttataaatctataaaattgCACTGTTTTTAATTCGTGCAAggatttatttatcaaataaacttaaaatataaacaaaaaatatttataaaatggacctaacatcacttgaaagaatcatgaaaaataatcaaCATACATTATCATCCATAAGAACCATTTCTATGTAAGTCAtgttgttcttgtcaaatttggatgagacttttcataaccttataattcttgcttttattttttaaacttttttattacataatCTATCATAGGTAATACTGTTGATAGAATCGTAGTTAGTATCCTTtaagtatgaaaaataataaacagaagaaGTTTTATGTCTAAGGTACGAATATTctagatgataaataattgtaacaATTCACTATTaatccttatatatatatacacacactaaTTATACACGGTAAtagttaacaaatatttttaatggagatacttactcaatatatatgttatcgacattaattatatgccaatatttTTAGGAAAGAGCTACAAgaggagatatataaatatatataatattattgctatatagGAAGCATACATAAATtgctacttttttttattat encodes the following:
- the LOC110275410 gene encoding uncharacterized protein LOC110275410, with amino-acid sequence MVEPLFSSLSSDTDPIIFVWYDALNPEHENGVSSQRNGIQLEKAAVLFNLGAICSQIAASCDRTTALGCHLAMEAFKVAGNFFFQLWKVFAKDVVSATLDLTLLFAEFLHVLFAAQASELELKQQLNNNEASYALQQHRCSQHNIHLEKASVLFNLGALCTHIALSCDLTTIQGHRLAMDALIDASNWFYLLRFESKKASGTIDLSESYAIAIANWILGFTLNFPPHPQSICFSLCSVDIRAFS